ACCCAGGTACGGTATTCCTAAGCGAAGCCAGACGGAACCGGCCagctagtaggtatttaattaaagaaaaagGATTGAAATAAAGGAGTATGGAGTCAGACAAAGGCatgaattttaataattaaaatcaaattatttaagCAACACCACAAATAATAAGCAAATAattttaaggggcatgagacgggcctgcccgcgaaattcacatttaatttggtttttcgcattttttaaacaaatacgacaacgtaggcttatggcattttcaattgcgacaatggcagtatcatcctcacaggtttatataaaaatctttatttgaaagggtccaggttaagaaattagctgtagtatcgactaattgacacattagtcgatattagaactaatttcttaaactggaccctttcaagtaaagatttttatataaacctgtgaagatgatactgccattgtcgcaattgaaaataccataagcctactttgtcgtatagtttaaaaaatgcgaaaaaccaaattaaatttgaatttcgcgggcaggcccgtcgcttccaccttaaggcTAACCATGCTGACTGAATTGGCCACTGCCCATAGTCTGACATAAATTACCTGAGTCACTGgttacaatacaaaaaaatacataaatgaatgaatgaatttattattcctcatacagtacaattttttttatttatgcacTGCGGCCACCACAATGGCGGCCAATAATCCTGCTATGTCTGACATATTTTACTGTCACAATGCTCacagaatgaatgaatgaattaatttatattaagatACTAGCCAGTGCCACTATttgcaagctgaagtggcagtgggcaggccatgcctgtcacAGAGGCAATGGCctttggagccggaaagtccttgagtggagaccccATATAAGCAAGCATAGTGTTGgatgccctccagcacgatgaaCCGCCGATATTTAgcagctggcgggaagtggctggatgaggaaagtTGAGGACCGAGTGTGGTGGCTCTGTTtaaggaaggcctatgtccaacagtggacgtccacaggctgatgatggtgACTAGCCAGTGTGAGTGTTCATGTGATATTTGAGAGCAGTCGAGGTCCTACATTTATAATCACAAGTCGTACAGTGataaggtttttcaccagtgtgaatTCTCATGTGGACTCTAAGGTAAGTTGATGTAGCACATTTATAGTCACATATTTCACAAGCgtaaggtttttcaccagtgtgcgTCCTCACATGGATTTTTAGGTAACGTGAATTTGAGCATTTATAATCACAATACTCACACACGtagggtttttcaccagtgtgagttctcatatggATTTTCAGATCGGAAGATTTTGACCCTTTATAGTTGCATTGCTCGCAAAAATATGGTTTAACACCTGTATGAGAGTTCATATGAGTTTTGAGTTGTTTAGATGTGGCACATGTATAATCACATTGCTCACAGGTataaggtttttcaccagtgtgagttctcatgtgaatcTTTAGATAGCGTGGGTTCGAGCATTTATAGTCACAATGCGTGCAGACgaaaggtttttcaccagtgtgttTCCTTATATGGATTTTCAGATCGCAAGATTTTGAACATTTAAAGTCGCAATGCTTACAAAAATATGGTTTAGCATCCGAATGAGTTCTCATGTGGATTTTCAGGTACCAAGAAGTCGAGCATTTATAGTCGCAATGCTCACAGCTAtagggtttttcaccagtgtgagtcatTGTATGTATCTTTAAATAACGCTCGTTTGAACATTTATAGTTGCAATGTTGGCAGGtgtaaggtttttcaccagtgtgagttctcatgtggaCTTTAAGGTCACTGGATTTTGTACACTTATAGTCGCAATGTTCACAGGAATTAGCTTTCTTATTTGTGTGTGTTCTCTTGTGAATTTTAAGGTTACTTGAATTTGAACATTTATAGTCGCAATGCTTGCAAAAATATGGTTTAGCATCCGAATGAGTTCTCATGTGGATTTTCAGGTACCAAGAAGTCGAGCATTTATAGTCGCAATGCTCACAGCTAtagggtttttcaccagtgtgagtcatTGTATGTATCTTTAAATAACGCTCGTTTGAACATTTATAGTTGCAATGTTGGCAGGtgtaaggtttttcaccagtgtgagttctcatgtggaCTTTAAGGTCACTGGATTTTGTACACTTATAGTCGCAATGTTCACAGGAATTAGCTTTCTTATTTGTGTGTGTTCTCTTGTGAATTTTAAGGTTACTTGAATTTGAACATTTATAGTCGCAATGCTTGCAATGATAAGGTTTCTCTCCTTTGTGAGTATTTGTGTG
The Maniola jurtina chromosome 28, ilManJurt1.1, whole genome shotgun sequence DNA segment above includes these coding regions:
- the LOC123879679 gene encoding zinc finger protein 431-like isoform X2 → MEKNTTGSLRNANYLIVPKKEILDDLDITHECGDKDLVPKTEITNTSLHLDTTVLSQHIDIPIKIEIEQNTCEMEQQAPALCDANYLVEPKKEISDDLEITYECDADCIVPKEELSNFDQQIVRVGPIKTEKMLSNKYVQLQKGIKSSGDTETLYYDTSVSTFMRTRVKEPSQVIASLVNSQPVIDKQTVTSSNNANSQFCNISETTHTNTHKGEKPYHCKHCDYKCSNSSNLKIHKRTHTNKKANSCEHCDYKCTKSSDLKVHMRTHTGEKPYTCQHCNYKCSNERYLKIHTMTHTGEKPYSCEHCDYKCSTSWYLKIHMRTHSDAKPYFCKHCDYKCSNSSNLKIHKRTHTNKKANSCEHCDYKCTKSSDLKVHMRTHTGEKPYTCQHCNYKCSNERYLKIHTMTHTGEKPYSCEHCDYKCSTSWYLKIHMRTHSDAKPYFCKHCDFKCSKSCDLKIHIRKHTGEKPFVCTHCDYKCSNPRYLKIHMRTHTGEKPYTCEQCDYTCATSKQLKTHMNSHTGVKPYFCEQCNYKGSKSSDLKIHMRTHTGEKPYVCEYCDYKCSNSRYLKIHVRTHTGEKPYACEICDYKCATSTYLRVHMRIHTGEKPYHCTTCDYKCRTSTALKYHMNTHTG
- the LOC123879679 gene encoding zinc finger protein 431-like isoform X1; its protein translation is MEKNTTGSLRNANYLIVPKKEILDDLDITHECGDKDLVPKTEITNTSLHLDTTVLSQHIDIPIKIEIEQNTCEMEQQAPALCDANYLVEPKKEISDDLEITYECDADCIVPKEELSNFDQQIVRVGPIKTEKMLSNKYVQLQKGIKSSGDTETLYYDTSVSTFMRTRVKQEPSQVIASLVNSQPVIDKQTVTSSNNANSQFCNISETTHTNTHKGEKPYHCKHCDYKCSNSSNLKIHKRTHTNKKANSCEHCDYKCTKSSDLKVHMRTHTGEKPYTCQHCNYKCSNERYLKIHTMTHTGEKPYSCEHCDYKCSTSWYLKIHMRTHSDAKPYFCKHCDYKCSNSSNLKIHKRTHTNKKANSCEHCDYKCTKSSDLKVHMRTHTGEKPYTCQHCNYKCSNERYLKIHTMTHTGEKPYSCEHCDYKCSTSWYLKIHMRTHSDAKPYFCKHCDFKCSKSCDLKIHIRKHTGEKPFVCTHCDYKCSNPRYLKIHMRTHTGEKPYTCEQCDYTCATSKQLKTHMNSHTGVKPYFCEQCNYKGSKSSDLKIHMRTHTGEKPYVCEYCDYKCSNSRYLKIHVRTHTGEKPYACEICDYKCATSTYLRVHMRIHTGEKPYHCTTCDYKCRTSTALKYHMNTHTG